One Chloroflexota bacterium DNA window includes the following coding sequences:
- a CDS encoding MFS transporter — protein MRDNFGRFDYIKITIYGFALAALWSSLHSIVLPLRLLDLVAETEKNTKLGLLTFAGLILAMIVQPIVGAISDRSGFRWGRRRPYILLGSLIGILLLPGIGLFQSYAALFAIYCLLQMTSNTAQGPYQAFIPDLVPPGRKGLASGVKSLLEIIGGIAIVRLTGYFMGNYVPGEGTFWLWLVLGTLAAVLLGAMLATIIMVREPESRITERQLPIWKTLVRSFRIDVRKDRDFIVFLVSRLLIFMALATIQTFALFYLRDVIGLANPATATADLLIAAGVGMLLSVYPAGRLSDKIGRRPVVISSGLLGAGGILVIFFSTGYGVLIAGGAIIGIATGAFMSSNWALATDLVPGGEEARYLGLTNMATAGGAALARLIGPVIDYFNRFDAGLGYQVMLGACFAYFVVGSLLLLKIRGQH, from the coding sequence ATGAGAGACAACTTCGGGCGCTTTGATTATATTAAAATAACCATTTATGGCTTTGCTCTGGCTGCCCTCTGGAGCAGCCTGCACAGTATCGTGCTGCCGCTCCGACTGCTTGACCTGGTTGCCGAGACAGAGAAAAATACCAAGCTCGGCCTGCTCACCTTTGCCGGTCTAATCCTGGCGATGATTGTCCAGCCGATAGTCGGCGCCATAAGCGACCGCTCGGGCTTCAGATGGGGCCGTAGGCGGCCGTACATTCTACTGGGCAGCCTGATTGGCATCCTGCTTCTGCCTGGAATAGGCCTGTTCCAGAGTTATGCCGCCCTGTTCGCTATCTACTGTCTGCTGCAGATGACCAGCAACACGGCGCAGGGACCTTACCAGGCGTTCATCCCCGACCTTGTCCCGCCGGGCAGGAAAGGGCTGGCCTCCGGCGTTAAAAGCCTGCTGGAAATTATCGGCGGCATTGCCATTGTCAGGCTCACCGGTTATTTCATGGGCAATTACGTCCCCGGCGAGGGTACTTTTTGGCTATGGCTTGTGCTGGGGACACTGGCAGCCGTTCTGCTGGGGGCCATGCTGGCAACGATAATAATGGTGAGGGAACCAGAGAGCAGAATAACTGAAAGGCAACTGCCTATATGGAAAACCCTTGTCCGGAGCTTCAGGATTGACGTAAGAAAAGACCGCGATTTCATCGTCTTTCTCGTTTCCCGCCTTCTTATCTTCATGGCGCTGGCCACCATCCAGACGTTCGCCCTCTTCTACCTGAGAGATGTCATCGGTCTGGCCAACCCGGCAACGGCCACGGCGGACCTTCTCATTGCCGCGGGCGTCGGGATGCTGCTTTCCGTTTACCCCGCCGGAAGGCTCTCCGATAAAATTGGTCGCCGACCCGTGGTCATTTCCTCTGGCCTTTTGGGAGCTGGTGGCATACTGGTTATCTTTTTCTCAACCGGCTACGGCGTGCTCATTGCCGGTGGCGCCATCATCGGCATTGCCACTGGAGCATTTATGAGTTCCAACTGGGCTCTGGCCACCGACCTCGTGCCCGGCGGTGAAGAGGCACGCTATCTTGGGCTGACCAACATGGCAACCGCCGGCGGGGCGGCTCTGGCACGCCTCATCGGGCCCGTAATCGACTATTTCAACCGTTTTGACGCCGGCCTGGGCTATCAGGTAATGCTGGGGGCGTGCTTCGCCTATTTTGTTGTAGGCTCATTGCTGCTTCTTAAAATCAGGGGGCAGCATTAG
- a CDS encoding VTT domain-containing protein has translation METQPVEPGKKSKQRRLLFVVALLLVIAVTVTLQLVYGRHPERLAELRAHFYWGAFLISLIGNATIIFPGAVLLILSNLGILLYGSTGLSGPIIVGLLGGIGAAIGEITGYVVGYSGREIVARGKMYGKVEGWVRRWGATAIILFSLVPFAFDLVGIAAGILRFPLWKFILFCGLGRTILYIVFVTLAALGWQALLPSFG, from the coding sequence ATGGAAACGCAACCAGTTGAACCGGGTAAGAAATCCAAACAGAGGCGACTACTCTTTGTCGTAGCCCTTCTGCTCGTTATTGCCGTTACCGTGACTCTGCAGCTTGTCTACGGCCGCCATCCGGAGAGGCTGGCCGAATTAAGGGCGCATTTCTACTGGGGCGCATTTCTCATCAGCCTCATCGGCAATGCGACCATTATCTTCCCGGGTGCGGTTCTGTTGATATTGTCCAATCTGGGAATTCTGCTTTACGGCAGCACCGGTTTATCCGGTCCGATAATTGTGGGCCTTCTGGGAGGAATCGGTGCCGCCATCGGGGAGATAACCGGTTATGTTGTCGGCTACAGCGGACGGGAGATTGTGGCGCGAGGGAAAATGTACGGAAAGGTAGAAGGGTGGGTGAGAAGGTGGGGAGCCACAGCCATAATCCTTTTTTCGCTGGTACCGTTTGCCTTTGACCTGGTGGGGATTGCCGCCGGGATTCTCCGTTTTCCGCTCTGGAAATTCATCCTCTTCTGCGGACTGGGCAGGACGATACTGTACATTGTTTTTGTAACGCTGGCGGCCCTGGGCTGGCAAGCGCTGCTGCCTTCTTTTGGCTAA